One Candidatus Kaelpia imicola genomic region harbors:
- a CDS encoding cofactor-independent phosphoglycerate mutase: protein MKYVLLIADGMNDRPVKEIDGSTPLEVAHTPNIDDMAQRGALIGVVRNIPRGFKPGSDIAIMSILGYDPKSYYTGRGPLEAANLGLKLTDNQVAFRCNFTTVAEGRMIDYSSSHISNRETEVLIEGLNKKFGSKRFKFYTGISYRNLLLSEGVGDEVRTTPPHDIMGEEIAKFLPSGLDSEFIRDLMLESQGFLASHDVNRVRLDLGENPANMIWLWGQGRRPSFLSFEKKYGVNGFVISAVDLVNGMARLMGLEVVKVPGATGYYDTNYVAKGEYAIESLKRYDFCCVHLEATDEAGHNGDLREKIKAIESFDRYIVGPIYDYLKKDRDYRILISSDHATPVSMRTHTEEPVAFICYGKGVKSGIKLKSFNEKNARATLIEYKGPKLIEEVLFK, encoded by the coding sequence ATGAAATACGTACTTCTTATTGCTGATGGGATGAATGATAGACCTGTAAAAGAGATTGATGGATCTACGCCTTTAGAAGTTGCACATACGCCCAATATTGACGATATGGCTCAGAGAGGGGCTTTAATCGGTGTAGTTAGGAATATTCCGCGTGGTTTTAAACCCGGTAGTGATATAGCTATAATGTCTATACTTGGGTACGACCCTAAATCATACTATACAGGCCGCGGTCCTCTTGAGGCTGCAAATCTGGGGTTAAAACTTACGGATAATCAAGTTGCTTTTAGGTGTAACTTTACAACGGTTGCGGAGGGGAGGATGATTGATTATTCTTCTTCCCATATAAGCAACAGAGAGACAGAGGTTTTAATAGAAGGTTTAAATAAAAAGTTCGGCAGCAAAAGATTCAAGTTTTATACCGGTATAAGCTATAGGAATCTTCTACTCTCTGAGGGTGTAGGTGATGAAGTTAGGACAACACCTCCTCATGATATTATGGGAGAGGAGATTGCCAAGTTTTTACCCAGCGGATTAGACTCAGAGTTTATAAGAGATTTAATGCTAGAGTCGCAAGGTTTCTTAGCTTCCCATGATGTCAATAGAGTTCGCCTGGATTTGGGCGAGAATCCTGCGAATATGATATGGTTATGGGGACAGGGCAGGCGTCCCAGTTTCCTGAGTTTTGAAAAAAAATATGGAGTAAATGGTTTTGTAATCTCTGCAGTTGACTTGGTAAATGGTATGGCAAGATTGATGGGCTTAGAAGTCGTAAAGGTTCCTGGTGCGACAGGTTATTATGATACAAATTATGTAGCTAAGGGAGAGTATGCAATTGAGAGTCTTAAGAGGTATGATTTCTGCTGTGTCCATCTTGAAGCAACGGATGAGGCAGGTCATAACGGAGATTTGAGAGAGAAAATAAAGGCAATTGAATCGTTTGACCGTTATATTGTTGGACCGATATATGACTATCTTAAAAAGGATAGAGATTATAGGATTCTAATATCTTCGGATCATGCTACCCCTGTCAGTATGCGTACTCATACTGAAGAGCCAGTGGCTTTTATCTGTTATGGTAAGGGAGTAAAGAGCGGCATCAAGCTAAAATCTTTCAACGAAAAGAATGCCCGTGCAACGCTTATCGAATATAAAGGACCTAAGTTAATAGAAGAGGTTCTGTTTAAATGA
- a CDS encoding carbon starvation protein A — MSGLALLLFSVAAFILGYLFYLKFLLKRAFPISLDTPTPAVELNDGFDYVPARNWLMLFGHHFASIAGAAPIIGPVIALSLWGWAPAIIWIVLGSIFLGGIHDFSSLYVSMKSKGGSMAEVSKIAVSSKTKNLFSVFILLTLILVIGVFLYFCADTLMNKPEVIIPSFGLIPVAVLVGIMLYRFNMNIFFSTLLGLLLLGALIYFGDKMSFAVPIGNEGWIIILICYCFIASVIPVNILLQPRDYLSTYLLFAGIIFGVLGIFITRPVIEAPAFTAFNTESGFLWPMLFVTVACGAISGFHSLVAAGTTSKQISSERYAPRIGYGAMLLEGLLAVIALVSVASLSGDTFSKLFKSSGAINCFGHGYGNIVFPFLGSYGAAFAILILNTFILTTLDTATRISRYVMTEVFNLKSKLIATLIPVILAGLLAISGSWRAIWVIFGAGNQLIAALSLIVVSGWLIKRERPIKYTFIPAIFMLTTAVFAILYKLNQFVKDRNIVLSIISVMLILLGISVSWEARFIFKRFIFRKRMV; from the coding sequence ATGAGCGGTTTGGCGTTGCTGTTATTTTCAGTAGCAGCATTTATATTAGGATACCTCTTTTATTTAAAGTTTCTATTAAAGAGAGCATTTCCTATATCTTTAGATACTCCAACTCCAGCAGTAGAGCTAAACGATGGTTTTGATTATGTCCCTGCCCGTAACTGGCTGATGCTATTTGGACATCATTTTGCTTCTATTGCAGGAGCGGCTCCGATAATAGGTCCGGTTATTGCATTATCTCTTTGGGGCTGGGCTCCAGCGATAATATGGATTGTGCTGGGCAGTATTTTTTTGGGAGGTATACATGATTTTTCCTCTCTCTATGTATCTATGAAAAGCAAAGGCGGGTCTATGGCTGAGGTCAGCAAAATAGCAGTCTCCAGCAAAACTAAAAACCTTTTTTCGGTCTTTATTCTGCTTACTCTTATTCTTGTCATCGGGGTCTTTCTCTATTTTTGTGCTGATACTCTCATGAATAAGCCTGAGGTTATAATACCTTCTTTTGGGCTTATTCCTGTTGCAGTCTTGGTCGGGATTATGCTTTATAGATTTAATATGAATATATTTTTTTCGACTCTCTTAGGTCTTCTTTTGCTTGGGGCTTTAATCTATTTTGGCGATAAAATGTCCTTTGCCGTTCCTATTGGCAATGAGGGTTGGATAATAATTCTAATCTGCTACTGTTTTATTGCCTCTGTTATTCCGGTCAATATACTTCTCCAGCCCAGAGACTATCTATCTACTTACCTTCTCTTTGCAGGTATAATATTTGGAGTATTGGGGATATTTATAACACGCCCTGTAATAGAGGCTCCCGCTTTTACAGCATTTAACACTGAGAGCGGGTTTCTCTGGCCGATGCTTTTTGTTACTGTTGCTTGCGGTGCTATATCGGGTTTTCACTCTCTTGTTGCAGCGGGAACAACATCAAAGCAGATATCAAGTGAAAGATATGCGCCCAGAATAGGGTACGGGGCTATGCTCTTAGAAGGCTTATTGGCTGTAATAGCTCTGGTATCTGTAGCATCTCTATCCGGGGATACCTTCTCTAAGCTGTTCAAATCTTCCGGAGCGATAAACTGTTTTGGTCATGGATACGGCAATATTGTATTTCCTTTTCTAGGTTCTTACGGGGCGGCTTTTGCGATATTAATTTTAAATACTTTCATCTTAACTACATTAGATACGGCGACACGTATATCTAGATATGTCATGACGGAGGTGTTCAACTTAAAGAGCAAGTTGATAGCTACTCTGATCCCTGTTATACTGGCAGGATTATTGGCTATCTCTGGAAGCTGGAGGGCTATCTGGGTTATATTTGGCGCCGGTAATCAATTGATTGCCGCTTTGAGCCTGATAGTAGTCTCTGGATGGCTGATTAAAAGAGAGAGGCCTATAAAATATACGTTTATTCCGGCTATATTTATGCTTACAACTGCTGTATTTGCTATACTTTATAAGCTCAATCAGTTTGTAAAAGATAGAAATATTGTTTTATCTATTATATCCGTTATGTTAATATTATTGGGGATTTCGGTTTCATGGGAAGCAAGGTTTATATTTAAGAGATTTATATTTAGGAAGAGAATGGTGTAA
- a CDS encoding aspartate kinase, with product MGKRREIVVQKYGGSSVATVEKIKRVAKNIIDYKKKGFSVISVVSALGDTTDELISLAAKITKHPKEREFDMLISTGEQVSSALLAMAIHDMGYKAIAFTGFQVGIITDGVFTRARIVKINADRIKSELKRGKVVVVAGFQGVNIDMDITTLGRGGSDLTAVALTKGVNADICEIYTDVKGVYTADPRIVKEAKRISKICYDEMLEMASLGAQVMQARSIEFAKKNNVKIHVRSSFSKGEGTIIMGEVKSMENIYVTGVAVDKKEAKVTICDVPDKPGIAALIFSRISSENISVDMIVQNVSRKGYTDLSFTVPKTDLTRTVSIAKLVASDIKATGVIIDDKIAKISVVGVGMRSHAGIAAGMFQALADNKINIEMISTSEIKISCVIDVKHAEEAVRILHKVFKLHNIKR from the coding sequence ATGGGAAAAAGAAGAGAGATTGTTGTACAAAAATATGGCGGTTCCTCGGTTGCTACTGTTGAAAAGATAAAAAGAGTTGCCAAAAACATTATAGATTATAAGAAGAAAGGGTTTAGCGTTATCTCTGTAGTCTCTGCTTTAGGTGATACAACAGATGAATTAATAAGCCTCGCGGCTAAAATTACAAAACACCCTAAAGAGAGAGAGTTTGATATGTTGATCTCTACAGGAGAGCAGGTCTCATCGGCTCTTCTCGCTATGGCTATACATGATATGGGCTATAAGGCTATAGCTTTCACCGGTTTTCAGGTTGGAATCATAACCGATGGTGTTTTCACCAGGGCAAGGATTGTAAAGATAAATGCTGATAGGATAAAGAGTGAGCTTAAAAGGGGTAAGGTTGTAGTTGTTGCAGGGTTTCAAGGTGTTAATATTGATATGGATATTACGACTCTTGGCAGAGGAGGGAGTGATTTGACTGCAGTTGCTCTTACTAAGGGCGTCAATGCCGATATATGCGAGATATACACCGATGTCAAAGGTGTCTATACAGCAGATCCTAGAATAGTTAAGGAGGCTAAAAGGATATCTAAGATATGCTATGATGAGATGCTTGAGATGGCATCGCTTGGTGCTCAGGTTATGCAGGCTCGTTCTATTGAATTTGCTAAAAAAAATAATGTTAAGATACATGTTCGGTCCAGTTTTTCTAAAGGAGAAGGGACAATAATCATGGGGGAGGTAAAAAGCATGGAAAATATTTATGTTACGGGTGTAGCAGTAGATAAAAAAGAGGCGAAAGTTACGATATGTGATGTTCCGGATAAGCCTGGCATTGCTGCTTTAATATTCTCAAGGATATCCAGTGAAAATATAAGCGTCGATATGATAGTACAGAATGTAAGCCGCAAAGGGTATACCGATCTCTCTTTTACCGTGCCCAAGACTGATCTGACCAGGACAGTGAGTATTGCTAAACTTGTTGCTTCTGATATTAAAGCAACAGGGGTGATAATAGATGATAAGATTGCAAAAATATCAGTTGTTGGGGTGGGCATGAGATCCCATGCAGGTATAGCTGCCGGGATGTTTCAGGCGCTTGCAGATAACAAGATAAATATAGAGATGATATCTACCTCGGAGATAAAGATTTCATGTGTTATAGATGTAAAGCATGCTGAGGAGGCAGTAAGAATATTACACAAAGTATTTAAACTGCATAATATAAAGAGGTGA